GAGCCCGCCGCGTCGACGATGCCGACCCCCTCCACACCGCGACTCACCTCCGCCACCACGGCGTTCGCCAACAAGGGCGCGCCCTTCAAGCACCTCCTGCGAGCCTCGCACGAACCGATCCGGTTCACCGCGGACGGACTGCCCGACGGCCTGCGCGTCGACCGGCGCACCGGCCTGATCTCCGGAACACCCACGCGGACGGGCGAGTTCAAGGTCAGCATCAGCGCGGGCAACGCCGCCGGAGACGCCACCGGAACCCTCACCCTCACGGTCGGCACCCCGCCGCCCGCGCCCTGGACCTACGGTGACCTGGGCGATGTCGTCCTCGACGACCGCGCCTACGGCACTCTCGGCGTGGTCGCCGTCCGCACCCCCGGCAGCACCGCCCACCAGGACGGGACCTTCGTGGTGCGGGGCGCCGGGACCGACCTCACCGTCAACAATCAGGGCATGACCGGCCAGTTCGTACGACGGCCCGTCACCGGCGACTGCGAGGTCACCGCCCGCCTGCTCTCCCGCGCCGGAGCCACCGGCGACCGGGTCGGCCTGCTCATGGCCAAGTCCCTGTCGCCGTTCGACCAGGCGGCCGGGACGATCGTCACCGGCGGCACGAGCGCCCAGCTGATGCTGCGCCCGACCGTCGCCGGCCGGTCCACCTTCACGGGCAACGCGGCGGTCACCGCCCCGTGCCTGCTGCGGCTGAAGCGCACCGGGACGCACTTCACCGCATCCGTCTCGTCCGACGACGGCGCCACCTGGACCCCCCTCGCCGAGGGAGACATCCCCGGCTTCGGTGACGCCCCCTACTACGTGGGCCTCGTGGTCTGCTCCCGCAGCCCCCTGACCCACAGCACCACCGAGTTCGACGAGGTGAGCATCACCCCCATGTAGTCCTCCACGGATCGGAGAACCCCACATGAGCCGCACGTCCCCCCACACGCACCACGAGGGCGGCCAGGTGAGCCGCCGCGGTCTGCTCAAGACCGCCGGCGGCCTCACCGCGGCCCTCGCCCTCGGCACCACCGCCACCGCCACCACGGCGGACGCGGCCCCGGCGACCTTCACCCACCCCGGCATGCTGCACAACGCCGGCGACATCAACCGCGCCAAGGTCAGGGTCGCCGCGGGCACCGACCCCTGGGCCTCCGGGTGGCGCCGACTGACCGCCAACTCCCACTCGGCGTCCACCTGGACGCCCCGCCCCACCGCCACGATCATCCGCGGCGGCGACGGCCAGAACTACCCCCAGCTCTACAACGACATCCACGCCGCCTACCAGAACGCGCTGCGCTGGCACGTGGGCGGCACCGCCGCGAACGCCGACTGCGCCGTGCGCATCCTCAACGCCTGGTCGTCCACGCTCACCGAGATCACCGGAAACGCCGACCGGTACCTGGCCGCCGGCCTCTACGGCTGGCAGTTCGCGAACGCCGCCGAACTCATGCGCGGCTACGCCGGGTTCGACCTCAACCGGTTCAAGACGATGATGCTCAACGTCTTCTACCCGCTGAACGACCGGTTCCTGCGCGAGCACAACGACGCCTGCATCACCAACTACTGGGCCAACTGGGACCTGTGCAACATGGCCTCGATCATGGCCATCGGGATCCTGTGCGACGACGGCGCCAAGTACGACCAGGCCGTCAACTACTTCAAGAACGGCGGCGGCAACGGCCAGATCCGGCGCGCGGTGCCGTTCCTCTACCCGGGCGTCGAGGGCTACGACCTCGGCCAGTGGCAGGAGTCCGGCCGCGACCAGGGCCACACCATCATGGGTATGGGCCAGATGGGCGCGATCTGCGAGATGGCCTGGAACCAGGGAGAGGACCTCTACTCGTACGACGGCCGCCGCTTCATGAAGGCCGCCCAGTACGTCGCCAAGTACAACCTGAACATGAACGTGCCCTTCACCACCTACACCTGGGGCAGCGGCCAGAACTGCTCCCAGCAGTCGCACACCGCGATCAGCTCCATCTCCCGCGGCCAGCCCCGCCCGGTGTGGGCCATGCTCCACTACCACTACGGGCGGCGCCTGCTCCTCGACGACAAGTACATCGCCCAGATGTGCTTCTCCGTCCCCGCCGAGGGCGGAGGAGGCGACTACGGCACCACCAGTGGCGGATTCGACCAGCTCGGGTTCGGCACGCTGATGTACGCCAAATAGCGGTCAAGCCGGCTCGTGCACCGGAATACCCGTGGACCATGGGGTGCTCTGGTAGCACTGGTGCACGAGCGCGGCGAAGGGCTGGTGGGCGTATGACGGCAGGCCAGACGGATCCCGTGGTCAGGAGCCCGTACGGGGCCGTACGCGGCCGGTACGAGCGGGGAGTCGCGGTGTTCCGCGGCATCCCTTACGCGGCGCCCCCCTTCGGCCCCCGCCGCTTCCGCCCGCCCGTACCCCTCCCGCCCTGGGACGGCGTCCGCGACGCCGTCGCCTTCGGCCCGACTCCGCCGAAACCCCCGTACTCCGAGGCCTTCGCGCACTACCTGTCCGACCCGGTCGTGCCGGGCGACGACTGCCTCAACCTCAACATCTGGACCCCGCAGCCGGACCCGGGAGCCCGGCTCCCCGTCCTCATCTGGCTGCACGGCGGCGCCCTGACCAGGGGCTCGTCCGCCGTTCCCGTCTACGACGGCCATGCCTTCGCCCGCGACGGCGTGGTGTGCGTCTCCCTCAACTACCGACTGGGCGTGGAGGGCTACGGCCTGTTCCCGGACACGCCCCCGAACCCCGGCCTGCGCGACCAGATCGCCGCCCTGACCTGGGTGCACGAGGCCATCGAGGCCTTCGGCGGCGACCCCGGCCGCATCACCCTCTGCGGCCAGTCCGCCGGGGCGATCAGCGTCGGCGCCCTCATCGCCGCCCCGCAGACACAGGGGCTGGTCCGGCGGGCGGTCCTGCAGAGCGGGCCGCCCGAGGCGTCCGAGCGGGCCAAAGTACGCCGGATGGTGCGCCGTATGGCCTCCCGGCTGAAGATCCCCGCCACCGCCGAGGCCTTCGCCGCCGTCGACCGCGAGCTGCTCCTGCACACCCAGGCCGAGGTGGGCAAGCTCAGCAGCCCGGTGGTCGGCGGCCCCGCCTTCGGCATCGTCATCGACGGCGACACCGTCCCGCGCGACCCCCTGGAGGCCCTCACCGGGGGCGGCGCCGCCCCGGGCGTCGAGCTGATGACGGGCTGGACCCGCGACGAGTACCGGCTGTGGCTGGTCCCGGGCGGCCTCCTGGACCGTGTCGACCGCCTCGGAGCCGTCGCCTTCGCGGGAGCGATGGCCCGCTGCCACTGCGGCAGTGAGGTCCCGCGCGGCTACCGCGCCCTGCACCCCGAGGCGGGCACGGCGGACATCGTCGGCCAGCTGGTCACCGACCACCTCCTGCGCATCCCCCTGCACCACCTGGCCGACGCCCGTACGGAACCGTCGTACGTCTACGAGTTCGCCTGGCCCTCGAACCTCCCCGACCTGAGCTCCTGCCACGCGCTGGAACTCGGCTTCGTCTTCGACACCGGGGAGGTCCCGGAATCCCGGAAACTGGCGGGGGAGGGCGCGCCGCAGGAACTGGCCGACGCGATGCACACGGCGTGGGTGCGGTTTGCCACGGACGGCGATCCGGGCTGGGAACGCTGGGACGCTGCCCACCCGGTGCGCGTCTTCGGAGACCGCGCACCGGACGCCGAGCACGGCGTGGCCTACACGGCGTACGGGCCCCGGGACCGCGAACTCGCTCTCTGGGCGACCGCCGCCGCGATGCTCACGCCGGCGGGGCGTATGTTCCGCTGAGTGTGGACAGGAAGGCGGTCCAGGTGGCGGGAGTGAGAGTGAGGTGGGGGGTGGTGGGGGTTTTGCTGTCGCGTATGTGGACGGCGGTGGGGTGGGCTGACACTTCGACGCAGTTGCCGCCCTCGCTGCCGCTGTAGCTGGACTTGAACCACTCAGGTGCGGTGCCGCTCATGCCTCTCCCGGAAGACGGTCCAGCAGGTCCCTCGTGTCCTCGGGGGTGAGGGCCTGTGACCGCAGCATCGCACACTTCTGCGTAAGGATCGCCACCTCATCAGGGTCGGCGATGAGCTGGCTGCCGCGCTGGTTTTCCGTGTAGACGAGCCGCTGGTGTTCGGGTGTCTCCAGCAGGACGAACGGGCCATCGAGGGAGGCGTGACTGGTCCGATTCATCGGCAGGACCTGGAACATGAGGCCCGGCAGTTCCGAGCACGCGCGCAGGTGCCGCAGTTGCTCGACCCAGACCGCCCTGCCGCCGATGGGCGCTCGTAAGACCGGTTCCCAGACCACGAAGCAGGTGATGGGCGGGTTCTTGTCGTGCAGGATGCCCTGGCGTTCGATGCGCGCCGCCACCAACTGGGCGATTGTGTCCTCGTCGTAGAACGGCACGCGACTGCGGAACACCGCCCACGCGTACGCCTCCGTCTGGAGAAGACCCGGCAGCACCTGGTTCTCGTAGGACGAGATCGCGATGGCCTCTCGCTCCCGGTCGAGGAACTCCTCCGCCCACAACGGGATGAGATCCACCTCCGGCATCTCCGCCAGCGCGGCCACCAACGCCCCCTTGGTATCGAGGAGTTGGTCCAACTGCTCCGCGAGATCCATCTTCAGGGGCCGTCTGCCCTGCTCGATGGACGCGATCTGCTGCTCCCCGACGACGAAGATCTCCCCGAGGGACTTCTGCGTGTACCCGGCCGCTTCCCGGAAGAGGGCGAGCAGCGCACCCACCATCTTCATCGCCGAGGCGTTCCTGCGTGATCGTCGTGACCGTGTCGTGGTGCTCATGGCGGCGAACTCCCCACCCGCGCGCGTACTTGCACTGTTGCGCGCACGTACAACATGGCTGTACGAGTGCGCGCTCTGTTCCATGATGGCCACGGAGTGTGACTGTCGTCCCGTGAATGACGAAACTCCACTCCTGCTCCAACCCCCGTCTCCGCGCGAGCGGTTCTACCGCCGGGAGCGCCAGTCCGTCCCGGCCGCACGCGCGTTCGCGCGCGACGCGCTCATGGACTGGGGCGGGTGCGGTCGCGCGGAGGACGTGCTGCTCTGTGTGAGCGAACTGGCGACGAACGCGCTGGTGCACGGCGTGCCGCCCGGCCGTGGATTCCTGCTGAGGCTGGTGTCGTACGGCGCGGACGGTGGCGTACGGATCGAGGTGCACGACAGTGGTGACGGCGTGCCGGTGCTGCCGCGGCAGGACGTCCAGGAGCCCGGCGAGGGCGGGCGGGGCCTGTTGCTGGTGTCGGAGCTGGCGGACAAGTGGGGCGTGGGGGCGAGGTGTCCCGGCAAGGTCGTCTGGTGCGAGTTCGAAGGCCCTGGCCGTCGCGCCGGCGACGGCAAGACCTCCAAGACAACTGGGGTACTGGTTGGTAGGTCGGCGTCATGGCGCTGCCGGTGAGCGTCTACGGCGCCGCGGGCCTGTGCGGTTGGACGTCATCAACCCGCGCCAGGGAAACCCCGGAGAGGTAGCGCGAGCTTAAAATAAGTTGCTACTATTTTTTATGACCTTCTCTACCGACGCCGCGAACACGACTCCCAAGGGCGGCGCTGTGGCCCCGGGTCGGCGTTCGCTGGCTCCCGATCTCGCGCGCGGCGTGATGCTGCTCGTGATCGCTGTCGTTCACGCGCACATGTACGTTCAGGCAGACGACTACCTACCGCTCGGCTACCCCACCGAGGGCGGATTACTGGACCGGGCCGTCGCGGGCGTGGTCACCGTCATGGGCGACACACGCGGATACCCCATGTTCGCCGCCCTGTTCGGGTACGGAGTAGCGCAGATCCACAGACGGCAACAGGCTGCGGGGAGGGAGTGGCACGACATCCGCCGTCTGCTGCGACAGCGCGGCCGCTGGCTGGTCGTCTTCGGTGGCTGCCATGCCGTCCTGCTGTACTCCGGCGACATACTGGCCGCCTACGGGCTCATCGCGCTGCTGTTCGCCGGGATGCTCAGGTTCAGGGACAGGTCGCTGCTCGTGGCCGCCGGCGTGCTGTGCCTCATCAGCACGACCTTGTTCTCCCTGATCGCGGCGAGCGCTGGCATGGACGGCGGGGCCAGCACGGTGGTCAGCACGACTGAGAATCCCCTTCGGGACGCACTCAACCGGGCGACCGGCTGGCCGGGCTCGACGCTGATGCTGGTCTTCATCTCGGTCGGACCGTTCCTGCTCGGCGTCTGGGCCGCCCGTCGGCGTGTCCTGGAAGAGCCCGGCCGCCATCAGCGGTTCCTGCGGAACACGGCCGCGATCGGAATCGGCGCCGCGATCGCCGGCGGGCTCCCACTCGCCCTGATCACCTCGCTGGTGTGGACCGACCCGTCACAGGCCACGCTCGGGCTGGCAGGCGTACTGCACATGGCCGGCGGAGTCGGGGGCGGCTTGGGGTACGCGGCCCTGATCGGGCTGCTGGCGGTACGTGTCGGCGAGCAGCGTGGTCCGCTCGTGACCGCGCTCAGCGCCTGTGGTCAGCGTTCGATGACCTGCTATCTGCTGCAGTCGGTCGCCTGGCTCGGTCTGTTCGCGCCCTACACGCTGAATCTCGGCCGGCACCTCGGCGTCGCGGGAACCGTGCTGGTCGGCGTCATCGTCTGGGCGTGCTCCGTACTGATAGCCGACGTTCTGCGACGCAAGAACCGGCGTGGTCCCGCCGAGACAGCGCTCCGCCGGCTCACCTACGGTCCGTCCCGCGAACGTTCCCCTGTCCAGAAGGCGTCCTGACCGTCAGCGTGAGGCCGCCTCGCCGTCGAACAGCCGGTCGACGTACCGGACAAGCGCGGTTCGTAGCTCGTCCGCTGCGTACCCCGCACCGGTCACGACATGGTGAAGGCTCAGCCCGTCCACAAAAGCGATCAGTGCCGCCGCCTCCCCGGCGACGTCGATGCCGTCAGCGAGCTCGCCTGCACGCTGTGCGCCGCTGAGCGCCTCCACAAGGCCGTCGTGCAGATCGCGAGAGGCGGCCTTGTGGGTGGCGGCCATCTCCGGGTCGGTGAGCGAGGCCTGGAGGAAGCTCAGCCAGACCTTGAGTTCCTTCTCCCGCTCGTCATCCAGTGGGAGGAAGGTCTCCATGATGCGGACGACGATCCCACGCACCGGCAGGGTGATCTCCACCTGCCGCACCCGCTCGCGGACCTGGCCGTAGATCCATTCCACGCCGAACCTGAGGAGGTCGCCCTTGGTACGGAAGTACCGCTGCACCAGCCCCACGGAAACCCCGGCCGTCGCGGCGACGTCAGCCAAGGCGGTGCGGGCGAGTCCACGCTCAGCCACGGTGCTCATCAGCGCATCGGCAATCTGGGCGCGACGTGTGTCGGCATCGGCATGTCGTGTCATGAAAGCAGTCTCGCCTATTCGTTCGCCCCGGTGCCCTGCCCCCTTAACGGGCCGGGGGCGGCCCCACCGAGTCGCGTACGACGACGTGTGTGCCCAGCAGCAGATGTTCGTCGGGGGAGCCCGGCGTGTGGTCGAGGGCCGTGCGGACGGCGAGGCGGCCGAGTTCCTCGTAGGGGACGTGGACCGTCGTCAGGGCGGGGTGGAGGTCGCGGGCGAAGGGGATGTCGTCGTAGCCGGCGAGGGAGATGTCGCCGGGGACGGTCAGGCCCGCCTCGTGCAGGGCGGTGAGGGCGCCCGCCGCGACCATGTCGGTGGCCGCCACGACGGCCGTGAAGTCGAGGTCGTCCTTGAGGGCTTGCCGCATGAGGCGGTGGCCGGCGTCGCGGGTGAAGTCGCCGTGCAGGAGGAGGGACGGGTCGGGGGTGAGGCCCCGGGCCCGGTGGGCGGCGAGATAGCCGCGTTCGCGGCCCAGAGCCGTGGTGTGGTCCGCCCGGCCGCCGAGGAACAGCACACGGCGGTGGCCCTGGGCGAGGACGTGGGCGACCAGGGTGTAGGCGCCGCCCTCGTTGTCGTACTCGATGACCGTCACCGGGGCGCCGGGGTCCAGTGGTGGTCTGCCGCACAGGACCAGGCGGGAACCGGCCGAGGCGAGGGAGTCGGCCATGCGGTGGGTGCGTTCGCGGTACTCGGGGGTGTCGGCGGTGCCGCCGACCAGGATCACGGCGGCGGCGCGCTGGGCGCGCATCATCTCGACGAACTCCAGCTCGTGCCGGACGTCGCCCTCCGTGCTGCAGACCAGGCAGAGGTGGCCGAGGCGGGTCGCCTCGCGTTCGACGCCGTGGGCCATGTGCGCGAACGACGGGCCGGTGATGTCCTCCAGCACGAAGGCGAGCGTGGGCGTGCCGACACCCGCGATCGCCTTCGCCCGCGCGTCCGCGACGTAGTCCAGCTCGCGGACCGCCCGCATGACGCGCCCGCGGGTCGCCGCGCTCACCGGGTACACGCCGCCGAGCACCCGGGACACCGTCGACGCCGAGACCCCCGCGCGGGCCGCCACGTCCCGGATGGTGCTGCGGCTCGCGTCCCCGCTCTTCCTCGTCATGACTGCCTCGTCTCTCCCGGGCGCCGGTCCGCACCCACCCCTCGGGAACTGCGGCAACGTGATGGCAACCGGTTCCCTCGACGGAGGCTAGCAGCGGGGAGGGGAGGGGGAGGAGGGTTGTGCGAGGACTGGTGAACCGGTGGTGAGCACGTACGCTCCTATGCCGCCCCCAGCGTCCCCGCGATGCCCGAGACCGCCTCCGGGCCCACCCGGCAGCAGCCGCCGATCAGACGGGCGCCGGACTGCCGCCAGCCCTTCACCTGGTCGGCGGTGAAGGTGGAGCGGCCGGTCCAGGAGCGGGCCTTGGCGTCCCAGGTCTCGCCGCTGTTGGGGTAGACGACGACCGGCTTGCCGGTGACCCGGGCCGCGGTCGCGGCGGCGGTGTCCACGTCCTCGGGTGCGCAGCAGTTCACGCCGACCGCGATCACCTCGTCCGCCTCGGCGGCCAGGGCGAAGGCCTCCTCCAGCGGCTGCCCGGCGCGCGTGCGGCCACCGGCGACGGAGTACGTCAGCCAGGCCGGCACTCCGAGCCCGCGCACCGCCCGCAGCAGGGCGGTGGCCTCGTCGGCGTCGGGAACCGTCTCCAGCGCGAGGACGTCGGGGCGGGCGGCGGCCAGCACCTCCAGACGGGGGCGGTGGAAGCGCTCCAGTTCGTCGATCGTGAGGCCGTAGCGGCCCCGGTACTCGGAGCCGTCCGCGAGCATCGCCCCGTAGGGACCGGCCGAGGCCGCCACCCACAGCGGGCGCGAGACGCGTGCGAGCCGGGCCGCGTCCCGTGCCGACTCGACGCTGAGCGCCATGAGTTCGGCCGCCCGGTCGTGGTCGATCCCGCGCTTGGCGAAGCCCTCGAACGTGGCCTGGTAGCTGGCCGTGATCGCCACGTCGGCGCCCGCCCGGAAGTAGGCGAGGTGCGCCTCCGTGATCGCCTCCGGCTGTTCCGCGAGCAGCCGCGCCGACCACAGTTCGTCGCTCAGGTCGTGCCCGGCCGACTCGAGCTGGTTGGACATGCCGCCGTCGAGGACGACCGTCCCGGCGGCGAGGGCTTCGGCGAGGGTGAGGGTGCTGGTCATATGGACGACGGTAGTCGAGACCCGGCGGTGGACCCCAGCCGATTGCGTCCAGTACATGAACAGGTCGCCCAACATATGGGACGGCGGGTTACGATCACAGCCCTCCCCCCACCCCCCCTCCGTTCGTCAGGACCGCCCATGACCGTCCCCAGCCCCGCCGAGGCCGCCGAACCCGTCGAGCCGGCCCCGGCGCCCGCTCCCCGCCGCACCTTCGGCCTCGCCGCCGCCACGGCCCTCGTCATGGGCAACATCATCGGCGGCGGCATCTTCGCCCTGCCCGCCACCGTCGCCCCCTATGGCACGGTCAGCCTGCTCGCCTTCGTCGTGCTCTCGGTCGGCGCGGTCGCCCTCGCGCTGCTCTTCGGCAGGCTGGCGCGGCGCAGCCCGGTCACCGGCGGGCTGTACGTCTACCCGCGGGACGCCTTCGGCGAGTTCGCCGGGTTCCTGTCGGCCTGGTCGTACTGGACGATGTGCTGGGTCAGCATCGCCGCCCTGGCCGTCGCGGTCGTCGGTTACGTCGACGTCCTGATACCCCTGCACGGCAACCACGTCCTCCAGGCAGCCGTCGCCATGGCCGCTCTCTGGCTGCCCGCCGCCGCCAACTTCGCGGGCACGCGGTGGGTCGGCACGGTGCAGGTCGTCTCAACGGTCCTGAAGTTCGTACCGCTGCTCCTCCTCGCGACGATCGGCCTGTTCTTCGTCGACACGGACAACTTCGGCCCGTTCAACGCCTCCGGCCAGAGCGTCTCCGGCGCGCTGGCCGCCTCCGCCGCGCTGCTGCTGTACAGCTTCCTCGGGGTCGAGTCGGCCGCGGTCAGCGCGGGCGAGGTCCGCGACCCCGGGCGCACGGTCGCCCGGGCGAGCGTCCTCGGCACGCTGGCCTCGGCATTGGTCTACATCCTCGGCACGGTCGCCGTCTTCGGCCTCGTCCCGCACGGTCAACTCGTCGACTCCGGCGCCCCGTTCGCCGACGCGGTGAACGCCCTCACCGGCAGCTCCTGGGGCGGCACCGTCATCGCCCTGGTCGCCGTCGTCTCGATCACCGGCTGCCTCAACGGCTGGATCCTCATGGCCGCGCAGATGCCGTACGCCGCCGCACGTGACGGTCTCTTCCCCGCGCCCTTCGCCCGGGTCGGCAAGGGCGGCGTCCCCGGCTTCGGCGTCTGGGCCTGCGCGGTCCTCGGCACGCTCCTCATCGCCCTCAACTACACGGCGGGCCCGGACACCACGTTCCGCGTCCTCGTCCTGATCACGACGTTCACCGGCTGCGTGCCGTACCTGCTGTCGGCTGCGGCCCAGCTGTACTGGCTGGCGCGCGGCACCCGCGCCCGCGTCCGCCCCGCGGGCCTCGCCCGCGACCTGACCGTCGCCGTCCTGTCCTTCGGCTTCTCCTTCTGGCTGATCGCGGGCGCCGGCTACGCGGCCGTCTACCAGGGCGTGCTGTTCCTGTTCGCCGGGATCCCGGTGTACGTGTGGCTGCGGGGGCGGCGGGAGGCGTCCGCCTAGAGCGCGTCGCGGGAGGCCGTGGTCGTGCAGCCCACGCGTCCTAGCCCTGTGTCGGGTTGCTGTGCAGCTTGCGCCGTTCCCGGCGGTTGGGATGGCGGATGACCACTCCCGCCATGCCGCCGGACCCGGTGAGCCGGACCAGCGGAGTTCCCGGGAGCCGGTCGGGGGTCGTCTTGTCCGTCAGGCCGCCGACGCCGGGGTGCATGCCGCTGGTGTCCGCGGCCCAGGCGTCGGGGATGACGATCGTGACACCGGATGTCTCCCCGTACGCCTCCACCGCGACCTCCGTGAGGCGGCACTCGACCCGGGTGAAGTCGATCTTCACACCCCCCATGCCTCCGTGAGCGATCACGTGCCCCGGAGCCTCCCAGCGCCCGGGGCCTCTAGACGCGCCATACATGCCGCCTTTGAGTACCAGCGGCGCCTGGCTCCCGGTGGAGTTCGGCCTCGGCAAGTCGGCGGTCAGGACGGCCAACTCGGCGTGCGTCTTGGACGTCAGCGCCTGCTCCAGGCGCGAATCCAGCTCATCGAAATCGATGCGCCCCTCGGCTGCCGCATCCCGCAACTGCTCGACCACTGCTTCCCGGTCGTCGTGAGAGGCGCGGAGCTCTCCTGAGTGAACAGGGCGCGGAGCGGGATTTGGAGGCTGAGTAGTCATGGCCACCAGAGTAGGCAGCCGGCGGACCGGGCGGACTGCTGCCGCCGTTTCTGCCCCCCTGAGCTTGTTCTGCAACCTGCAGCGTCGAGACGTTGCGGTGATGCGGCCGGCCCGGTGGTGAGACCGGGCCAGCCTGTCCGGTCCCCAGGACTACCCGGGGTACACGGTGTATGCGTGGCAGTCCTCACAGCCCTTGATCAAGGCCTTGGTGAACTTGCCCTTGGGGCTGGTGCGCGTCACCGAGGTACTGTCGTGCGCCCACTCCCCCCACGCGTCACCATGCATACGAAGCCAGACGTGGCCCGCGCACCGTCCGTCGTTGCCCTTGGCTGCGACGGCCTTCTTCTTGGTGAGAGTCATGGCGTAGTCGGTCTTGCAGGACCGCTCGTAGTGGAAGAAGCCGGGTTCATCGGTGATGATCGTGTCCGTGCCGGCGGCGGACGCGGTGGTGGTGGTCAGCATCAAGGCTGCGGCAGTGGCGCCGAGGGCCGTGGCGATGCGCTTCCGCGCTGCGGTGATGGTCATGTGGGTTCCCCGTGGTCGTCGTGGGTGAGCGTGGTGGCGTTGCCCGGGACCAACCCGGTCCAAGACCGGCAAGGGACCTGCCGGTGGCTGCCGAGAAGGCCCTTTCTGTTGTGCGCTCCACACTGCGAGGCGGATCCTGCACCAACCTTGCAAGAACCTAGACTCCGCTGGTGGGCGC
This region of Streptomyces caelestis genomic DNA includes:
- a CDS encoding alginate lyase family protein; the protein is MSRTSPHTHHEGGQVSRRGLLKTAGGLTAALALGTTATATTADAAPATFTHPGMLHNAGDINRAKVRVAAGTDPWASGWRRLTANSHSASTWTPRPTATIIRGGDGQNYPQLYNDIHAAYQNALRWHVGGTAANADCAVRILNAWSSTLTEITGNADRYLAAGLYGWQFANAAELMRGYAGFDLNRFKTMMLNVFYPLNDRFLREHNDACITNYWANWDLCNMASIMAIGILCDDGAKYDQAVNYFKNGGGNGQIRRAVPFLYPGVEGYDLGQWQESGRDQGHTIMGMGQMGAICEMAWNQGEDLYSYDGRRFMKAAQYVAKYNLNMNVPFTTYTWGSGQNCSQQSHTAISSISRGQPRPVWAMLHYHYGRRLLLDDKYIAQMCFSVPAEGGGGDYGTTSGGFDQLGFGTLMYAK
- a CDS encoding helix-turn-helix domain-containing protein, coding for MSTTTRSRRSRRNASAMKMVGALLALFREAAGYTQKSLGEIFVVGEQQIASIEQGRRPLKMDLAEQLDQLLDTKGALVAALAEMPEVDLIPLWAEEFLDREREAIAISSYENQVLPGLLQTEAYAWAVFRSRVPFYDEDTIAQLVAARIERQGILHDKNPPITCFVVWEPVLRAPIGGRAVWVEQLRHLRACSELPGLMFQVLPMNRTSHASLDGPFVLLETPEHQRLVYTENQRGSQLIADPDEVAILTQKCAMLRSQALTPEDTRDLLDRLPGEA
- a CDS encoding carboxylesterase/lipase family protein gives rise to the protein MTAGQTDPVVRSPYGAVRGRYERGVAVFRGIPYAAPPFGPRRFRPPVPLPPWDGVRDAVAFGPTPPKPPYSEAFAHYLSDPVVPGDDCLNLNIWTPQPDPGARLPVLIWLHGGALTRGSSAVPVYDGHAFARDGVVCVSLNYRLGVEGYGLFPDTPPNPGLRDQIAALTWVHEAIEAFGGDPGRITLCGQSAGAISVGALIAAPQTQGLVRRAVLQSGPPEASERAKVRRMVRRMASRLKIPATAEAFAAVDRELLLHTQAEVGKLSSPVVGGPAFGIVIDGDTVPRDPLEALTGGGAAPGVELMTGWTRDEYRLWLVPGGLLDRVDRLGAVAFAGAMARCHCGSEVPRGYRALHPEAGTADIVGQLVTDHLLRIPLHHLADARTEPSYVYEFAWPSNLPDLSSCHALELGFVFDTGEVPESRKLAGEGAPQELADAMHTAWVRFATDGDPGWERWDAAHPVRVFGDRAPDAEHGVAYTAYGPRDRELALWATAAAMLTPAGRMFR
- a CDS encoding DUF418 domain-containing protein codes for the protein MTFSTDAANTTPKGGAVAPGRRSLAPDLARGVMLLVIAVVHAHMYVQADDYLPLGYPTEGGLLDRAVAGVVTVMGDTRGYPMFAALFGYGVAQIHRRQQAAGREWHDIRRLLRQRGRWLVVFGGCHAVLLYSGDILAAYGLIALLFAGMLRFRDRSLLVAAGVLCLISTTLFSLIAASAGMDGGASTVVSTTENPLRDALNRATGWPGSTLMLVFISVGPFLLGVWAARRRVLEEPGRHQRFLRNTAAIGIGAAIAGGLPLALITSLVWTDPSQATLGLAGVLHMAGGVGGGLGYAALIGLLAVRVGEQRGPLVTALSACGQRSMTCYLLQSVAWLGLFAPYTLNLGRHLGVAGTVLVGVIVWACSVLIADVLRRKNRRGPAETALRRLTYGPSRERSPVQKAS
- a CDS encoding TetR/AcrR family transcriptional regulator, with the translated sequence MTRHADADTRRAQIADALMSTVAERGLARTALADVAATAGVSVGLVQRYFRTKGDLLRFGVEWIYGQVRERVRQVEITLPVRGIVVRIMETFLPLDDEREKELKVWLSFLQASLTDPEMAATHKAASRDLHDGLVEALSGAQRAGELADGIDVAGEAAALIAFVDGLSLHHVVTGAGYAADELRTALVRYVDRLFDGEAASR
- a CDS encoding ATP-binding protein yields the protein MATECDCRPVNDETPLLLQPPSPRERFYRRERQSVPAARAFARDALMDWGGCGRAEDVLLCVSELATNALVHGVPPGRGFLLRLVSYGADGGVRIEVHDSGDGVPVLPRQDVQEPGEGGRGLLLVSELADKWGVGARCPGKVVWCEFEGPGRRAGDGKTSKTTGVLVGRSASWRCR
- a CDS encoding LacI family DNA-binding transcriptional regulator; this translates as MTRKSGDASRSTIRDVAARAGVSASTVSRVLGGVYPVSAATRGRVMRAVRELDYVADARAKAIAGVGTPTLAFVLEDITGPSFAHMAHGVEREATRLGHLCLVCSTEGDVRHELEFVEMMRAQRAAAVILVGGTADTPEYRERTHRMADSLASAGSRLVLCGRPPLDPGAPVTVIEYDNEGGAYTLVAHVLAQGHRRVLFLGGRADHTTALGRERGYLAAHRARGLTPDPSLLLHGDFTRDAGHRLMRQALKDDLDFTAVVAATDMVAAGALTALHEAGLTVPGDISLAGYDDIPFARDLHPALTTVHVPYEELGRLAVRTALDHTPGSPDEHLLLGTHVVVRDSVGPPPAR
- a CDS encoding DUF397 domain-containing protein, giving the protein MSGTAPEWFKSSYSGSEGGNCVEVSAHPTAVHIRDSKTPTTPHLTLTPATWTAFLSTLSGTYAPPA
- the mmuM gene encoding homocysteine S-methyltransferase yields the protein MTSTLTLAEALAAGTVVLDGGMSNQLESAGHDLSDELWSARLLAEQPEAITEAHLAYFRAGADVAITASYQATFEGFAKRGIDHDRAAELMALSVESARDAARLARVSRPLWVAASAGPYGAMLADGSEYRGRYGLTIDELERFHRPRLEVLAAARPDVLALETVPDADEATALLRAVRGLGVPAWLTYSVAGGRTRAGQPLEEAFALAAEADEVIAVGVNCCAPEDVDTAAATAARVTGKPVVVYPNSGETWDAKARSWTGRSTFTADQVKGWRQSGARLIGGCCRVGPEAVSGIAGTLGAA